GGCGCCCGCCGGCCGACCCGGAACGGCTCGGCGAGGTCGGCGTCCGTGCGCAGCTCGACCGCGCCGTTCACGCGCAGGGTCTCGTCGACGCCCGGGATCATGAACAGCAGCCCGATCTCGGGGTGCTCGGTGAGGTTCGAGAGCGAGTCGAGCCGGTTGTTCCCCGGCCGGTCGGGCAGGAGCAGCGTCCGCTCGTCGGCAACCTTGACGAAGCCGGGCGCGCCGCCGCGCGGCGTCGCGTCCATGTGGCCCGCGGCGTCCGCCGTCGCCATCACGACGAACGGGGCGAGCTCGATGAACCGGCGGCAGTGGCGATCG
This Gaiellales bacterium DNA region includes the following protein-coding sequences:
- a CDS encoding pyridoxamine 5'-phosphate oxidase family protein → MAAISSETELRALHPAPKERTLRKQLDRLDRHCRRFIELAPFVVMATADAAGHMDATPRGGAPGFVKVADERTLLLPDRPGNNRLDSLSNLTEHPEIGLLFMIPGVDETLRVNGAVELRTDADLAEPFRVGRRAPAVVLRITVREAYLHCAKALMRSHLWSAEAQIDRSELPTLGEMLRDQTGSGAAESQTAMVARYHQELY